The Lactobacillus sp. ESL0680 DNA segment TGTAATTAAGTAAAATAAAAAGCTACCTAAACGGTAGCTTTTTTTGCATGATTTTTTAATAATTGTTAAACTAGATGTGTTTAAATAAGGAGATGATAATTGTATGACAACAGGCTTGCTTGTTAGTCATCGTTATGAATAATACAAAAACAGATAAACAAAATTATAAAAAGGCACCATTATCAGAAGTTCATTTACGTGTCTTAATAGTTATTATTTTAGGACAAGTTGCTTGCGGATTTTCGCTTGGAATTAGCGGAACGGCACTAACAAATGCCAGTAAATATATTCAAATTAGCGACTTGTGGACCGGACTAATTGGTGCTGGTGCCTTATTGGGCCTGTCCAGCTCAATGCTAATCGGCCGTCTATCCGACAGAATTGGCCGCAGCCGCATGTTAATGATTAATATGTATCTTTTGGCAGTATTAACATTATTACATTTATTAACTGCCAACCTCTTTTTAACCTTCTTAATTAGAATCGGGATTGGGCTAATGATGGCCGTCGATTATACCGTCGGTAATTCCTTGCTGACTGAATGGCTGCCTAAGGGAGAAGATAGCAAGCAGCAGAGTCATCTGCTTATTTTTTGGTCGGTTGGCTTTATTGCCGCTTACTTGACTGGTTCACTGTTAACTGGCTTTGGTGCGTTCACTTGGCGGGTTATCTTAGCAACAGGAGCCATTCCTGCACTAATTGCTGCCATCTTTCGTAGTTGTTTTCCTCTGCCGCCATCACCAAGTTGGCTGGCAAGTAAGGGCAAGGTCAAACAAGCAAACTTCTTAATTGGCTTTTTACTTGGGCGCAAATGGGGCATTCCCCACTTCAAGCACCAGCATAAGTCATCCCAAAATATTTCATGGACTATTCTCTTTAGTAAAAAATACTTACGAAGAACTCTTGTTGGTGGTTGTTTTTATGCCTTACAGGCATTTTCATTCTTTGGCGTTAGTATTTTCTTGCCTATCCTATTGCAGGGAATGGGCATTACCAA contains these protein-coding regions:
- a CDS encoding MFS transporter gives rise to the protein MNNTKTDKQNYKKAPLSEVHLRVLIVIILGQVACGFSLGISGTALTNASKYIQISDLWTGLIGAGALLGLSSSMLIGRLSDRIGRSRMLMINMYLLAVLTLLHLLTANLFLTFLIRIGIGLMMAVDYTVGNSLLTEWLPKGEDSKQQSHLLIFWSVGFIAAYLTGSLLTGFGAFTWRVILATGAIPALIAAIFRSCFPLPPSPSWLASKGKVKQANFLIGFLLGRKWGIPHFKHQHKSSQNISWTILFSKKYLRRTLVGGCFYALQAFSFFGVSIFLPILLQGMGITNAAVSGIIYNLGMIIGVFLGTLIFDKISRRTFLISNFLISGLLIGILAFMTKAPNTAKLVIFSLFAIILSAGLVLDYPYPTELFDVTVRGTGVGTCITISRIGAAAGTFLLPILTNTGGVKLAMLVCAVVLLADFLLCLFWAPETSPKFMKK